The Pyrenophora tritici-repentis strain M4 chromosome 3, whole genome shotgun sequence genome has a window encoding:
- a CDS encoding Psd, Phosphatidylserine decarboxylase, producing the protein MASSCSRQLMRAPIRPRLHAPTQRYARVPTPSRTFSSTRGTYEQQNFHRKESFRSRLNSALKNTKVKWEPIPIALGIGFLGAFQLYRIQRREKHSQAGENGEDGELDQQGRPKKRERIRPSGPWTVQVMSTLPLKALSRVWGRFNEIDIPYYLRVPGFKLYSWIFGVNLDEVSEPDLHVYPNLAAFFYRTLKPGVRPLDPNPNAVLSPADGKVIQFGTIEHGEVEQVKGVTYSLDALLGSTRPSKPGQNVANSQVIAGEHEKTSEAEEDVVRADEEFANVNGISYTLPNLFSGPWPKGGKPAEMPTDQSTGSAASSEAEVRADLALGEAERPWWAPASSKTPTALYYCVVYLAPGDYHRFHSPVSWVVESRRHFAGELYSVSPYLQRTMPGLFTLNERVVLLGRWRWGFFSYTPVGATNVGSIKINFDRELRTNSLTTDTAADRAAEEAAARGEPYSGFAEASYTSASRVLGGHALKRGEEMGGFQLGSTIVLVFEAPKGIRPSLDEGFTGTRTERKGGFKWNIEQGKKVKVGEALGYVDEQS; encoded by the exons ATGGCGTCCTCTTGTTCACGCCAGCTCATGCGAGCACCCATCCGACCGCGACTCCACGCCCCCACACAACGATATGCGCGTGTCCCTACCCCATCGCGCACCTTTTCTTCTACCCGAGGGACGTACGAGCAGCAAAACTTTCACAGAAAAGAGTCGTTTAGGTCACGGCTCAATTCGGCGCTCAAGAACACAAAGGTCAAGTGGGAGCCGATACCAATAGCACTGGGTATCGGCTTCCTGGGCGCATTCCAACTCTATCGGATACAGCGGAGAGAGAAGCATAGTCAAGCGGGCGAGAATGGTGAAGATGGGGAACTAGATCAACAAGGTCGCCCGAAGAAGCGCGAGAGGATACGACCGAGCGGGCCATGGACTGTTCAAGTCATGTCTACTCTACCTCTCAAGGCGCTCTCGCGGGTGTGGGGTCGATTCAACGAGATCGATATTCCATACTACCTTCGAGTTCCTGGCTTCAAGCTCTACTCCTGGATATTTGGTGTCAA TCTCGATGAAGTCTCCGAACCGGATCTCCATGTCTACCCTAATCTCGCCGCCTTCTTCTACCGCACGCTTAAGCCAGGCGTCCGTCCTCTCGATCCTAACCCAAACGCCGTACTCTCACCTGCCGATGGCAAAGTAATTCAGTTTGGTACCATTGAGCATGGCGAGGTCGAGCAGGTCAAGGGCGTGACATATAGCTTGGACGCTCTACTAGGATCTACCCGACCCAGCAAACCCGGTCAAAACGTCGCAAACTCACAAGTTATAGCCGGGGAGCACGAGAAGACATCAGAGGCGGAAGAAGATGTCGTCCGTGCTGACGAGGAATTTGCAAATGTAAACGGCATTTCGTATACCCTACCTAACCTATTCTCTGGGCCCTGGCCAAAGGGTGGGAAGCCCGCCGAGATGCCGACCGACCAATCTACTGGATCAGCTGCATCTTCAGAGGCCGAAGTACGCGCCGATCTAGCCTTGGGCGAGGCTGAGCGCCCATGGTGGGCTCCTGCTTCAAGCAAGACGCCTACAGCGCTGTACTACTGTGTCGTGTATCTTGCACCAGGCGACTACCATCGCTTCCACTCCCCCGTGTCTTGGGTTGTAGAATCGCGTCGTCACTTTGCCGGCGAACTATACAGTGTCTCGCCATATCTCCAGCGCACCATGCCCGGCCTCTTCACCCTAAACGAGCGAGTAGTCTTGCTCGGCCGATGGCGTTGGGGATTCTTCTCCTACACTCCCGTGGGTGCCACCAACGTCGGTTCCATCAAAATCAACTTCGATCGCGAACTCCGCACCAACAGCCTTACCACTGACACTGCAGCTGACCGTGCAGCCGAGGAAGCTGCTGCGCGCGGCGAGCCCTACTCTGGTTTCGCCGAAGCTTCCTACACTAGCGCAAGCCGTGTCCTAGGAGGCCACGCACTAAAGCGTGGTGAAGAGATGGGTGGCTTCCAACTGGGAAGTACCATCGTGCTAGTGTTTGAGGCGCCCAAGGGTATCAGGCCAAGTCTGGACGAGGGCTTTACTGGTACGCGTACTGAGAGGAAGGGAGGCTTCAAATGGAATATCGAGCAAGGAAAGAAGGTCAAGGTAGGAGAGGCATTGGGATATGTGGATGAGCAGTCGTAG
- a CDS encoding CVNH multi-domain protein has translation MSGYDGYGGGGYNQGQQGGHQQQGGYGQQGGYGQNEYNNNNSGGYQQPPHHQLPHGGQASDYYGGQGGPQGGPPGYPPQGGYDAAPPQYQQMPSAASHSSNSGRNSHNQGQQNMYGGEGNPEGDRGIMGGIAGAAAGGYGGHALGGKAGHGTAGTVIGVLAGAIAGHKGQDAVEDKWHERKDEKKAEEERKRREEEEKRRQEHGGQPQHQTGGSQRSAGDFGGNFSASSRDVRLDAHGDYTLHAQCLRTDGSYQASSLPLNRYLENDGGDTLRAIAARFSHCSFEDLARHNNISNPDQIWPGQNLKIPGGGSTRSGGGFGSSARNMRLADGGQKLEGELEHEGHWRMREINLDERISNQNGCLVFV, from the exons ATGTCTGGCTACGACGGCTACGGAGGCGGTGGTTACAACCAGGGTCAGCAGGGAGGACATCAACAGCAAGGTGGATACGGGCAGCAAGGCGGATATGGACAGAATGagtacaacaacaacaacagcgGTGGATACCAGCAACCTCCCCACCACCAGCTTCCCCACGGCGGACAAGCCAGCGATTACTACGGCGGTCAAGGAGGCCCTCAAGGAGGTCCCCCAGGCTATCCCCCGCAAGGAGGCTATGATGCAGCACCACCCCAATACCAACAGATGCCCTCAGCTGCATCCCACTCCTCAAACTCCGGCCGCAACTCACACAACCAAGGCCAACAAAACATGTACGGAGGCGAGGGCAACCCGGAAGGTGACCGCGGCATCATGGGCGGCATAGCAggcgcagcagcaggagGATACGGCGGCCACGCTCTAGGAGGAAAAGCCGGCCACGGCACCGCGGGCACCGTCATAGGCGTGCTCGCAGGAGCCATCGCCGGCCACAAAGGCCAAGACGCCGTCGAAGACAAATGGCACGAGCGCAAAGACGAGAAGAAAGCCGAAGAAGAGCGCAAGCGTcgcgaagaagaagaaaagcgCCGCCAAGAACATGGAGGACAACCACAACACCAAACCGGTGGTTCCCAGCGCTCCGCCGGCGACTTTGGCGGAAACTTCTCTGCTTCCTCACGCGACGTCCGGCTCGATGCCCACGGCGACTACACACTACACGCCCAGTGTCTCCGCACAGACGGATCCTACCAAGCCTCCTCCCTGCCTCTAAACCGGTACCTAGAAAACGACGGCG GTGACACGCTCCGCGCCATTGCAGCACGCTTCTCGCACTGCTCGTTCGAAGACCTCGCCCGTCACAACAACATCAGCAACCCCGATCAAATCTGGCCGGGCCAGAACCTCAAGATACCCGGTGGAGGCAGCACTCGGTCTGGAGGCGGCTTCGGGTCGTCGGCACGCAATATGCGGCTTGCGGATGGTGGACAGAAGCTCGAGGGTGAGCTGGAACATGAGGGTCATTGGCGGATGAGGGAGATTAACCTTGATGAGCGGATCAGCAATCAGAATGGTTGTTTGGTATTTGTTTAG
- a CDS encoding ferric reductase, whose protein sequence is MSFSTLTRSRRVQQPNTKRHFLSDWDAAEFEELKYSYGLEGVDQRGNYMWVDMFLYMLVAMCGLLLILRISNMWWKHSRHLSAMGNPKQKYWETNRTTWWPWLNRHVLVAPFWKKKHNAQFQISSAIDNGTLPGRWHTILLVVYVGLNVAWCAALPYDVLDHKETLAALRGRSGTLAALNLIPTILFALRNNPFITLLQVSYDDFNLFHRWAARITIVEAIVHTAAWLYNTAHAAGWDAVIDGLHHEGSYGWGMVGTAAFAFIGIQAWSPFRHAFYETFLNIHRVCVIVGLVGLYKHLALHNLPQVPWLHLVIFFWGAEWVCRWISILYYGFSLKQRSSITVEAMPGEAVRLTVNMVREWTPRPGCHVHMWMPALSLWSSHPFSIAWAATLTADSKEMTLPTLEGDVLALHGLPQKSKQISFVCRARTGLTRHMYEKACKSPNEQFTTWGFIEGPYGGHHSLDSYGTTVLFAGGVGITHQVMYLKHLVNGYNNGTTATQRVVLIWTVPTSDCLEWVRPWMDEVLRMKGRKQCLRIKLFISRPKGRVESSSETVKMYSGRPNMAALIEEEVQHRVGAMAVTVCASGGMADGVRHAVRPFLTEGAVDFIEEAFTY, encoded by the coding sequence ATGTCTTTCTCAACCCTCACCCGCTCCCGGAGAGTGCAACAACCGAACACGAAGCGCCACTTCTTATCAGATTGGGATGCCGCCGAATTCGAAGAGCTCAAATACTCATATGGCCTCGAGGGCGTCGACCAACGGGGGAACTACATGTGGGTCGACATGTTCCTGTACATGCTCGTGGCCATGTGCGGCCTCCTCCTAATTCTGCGCATATCAAACATGTGGTGGAAACACAGCCGGCATCTCAGCGCAATGGGAAACCCGAAACAAAAGTACTGGGAAACAAATCGAACCACCTGGTGGCCGTGGTTGAACAGACATGTTTTGGTCGCCCCTTTCTGGAAAAAGAAGCACAACGCCCAGTTTCAAATAAGCAGCGCAATCGACAACGGAACACTGCCAGGAAGATGGCACACCATCCTTTTGGTCGTCTACGTCGGCCTCAACGTTGCTTGGTGCGCCGCGCTACCCTACGATGTCCTTGACCACAAGGAAACGCTCGCTGCCCTTCGTGGACGCTCTGGAACACTCGCCGCCCTAAACCTCATCCCGACCATTCTCTTCGCCCTCCGCAACAACCCTTTCATCACTCTTCTCCAGGTCTCGTACGATGACTTCAACCTGTTCCATCGCTGGGCTGCGCGCATTACCATCGTCGAGGCCATTGTTCACACTGCCGCCTGGTTGTACAACACCGCCCACGCAGCCGGCTGGGACGCTGTCATTGATGGCCTGCACCACGAAGGCTCCTACGGGTGGGGTATGGTGGGAACTGCGGCTTTCGCCTTTATTGGCATCCAGGCCTGGTCACCCTTCCGCCATGCTTTCTACGAGACTTTCCTCAACATCCACCGCGTTTGCGTCATAGTAGGTCTCGTCGGCCTGTACAAGCACTTGGCCCTGCACAACCTTCCCCAAGTCCCATGGCTCCACTTGGTCATCTTTTTCTGGGGTGCAGAGTGGGTCTGCCGATGGATCTCCATTCTCTACTACGGATTCAGCCTCAAGCAGCGATCATCCATCACCGTTGAAGCCATGCCTGGAGAGGCTGTCCGTCTCACCGTCAACATGGTCCGCGAATGGACTCCTCGCCCAGGTTGCCACGTACACATGTGGATGCCGGCCTTGTCTCTCTGGTCTTCGCATCCTTTCTCCATCGCCTGGGCTGCCACCCTAACAGCAGATTCCAAGGAAATGACGCTTCCCACGCTCGAAGGTGACGTCCTCGCGCTGCACGGCCTACCCCAGAAGTCCAAGCAAATCAGCTTCGTGTGCCGTGCCCGTACAGGTCTTACCCGGCACATGTACGAGAAGGCATGCAAGAGCCCTAATGAGCAATTCACCACCTGGGGTTTCATCGAGGGACCATACGGTGGCCACCACAGCCTTGACTCTTACGGTACCACTGTGCTCTTCGCGGGTGGTGTAGGCATCACACATCAAGTCATGTACCTCAAGCACCTCGTCAATGGCTACAACAACGGTACCACTGCCACACAGAGAGTAGTCCTAATCTGGACTGTTCCTACCTCAGATTGCCTTGAATGGGTACGACCTTGGATGGACGAAGTCCTCCGCATGAAGGGCCGCAAGCAATGTCTCCGCATCAAGCTCTTCATCTCAAGACCCAAGGGTCGCGTCGAGAGCAGTAGCGAGACAGTCAAGATGTACAGCGGTAGGCCAAACATGGCAGCCCTGATCGAAGAGGAGGTTCAGCACCGGGTCGGCGCCATGGCAGTCACTGTGTGCGCATCAGGTGGCATGGCCGATGGGGTCCGGCACGCCGTCAGGCCTTTCCTGACCGAGGGTGCAGTGGACTTTATTGAAGAGGCCTTCACGTATTGA
- a CDS encoding Ubiquitin family protein, producing MAEGEQTINLKILSPSTEVEGGVNLADVPASTTVKELRSRIQNAVPSKPATDRMRLIYRGRVVANDAETLGNVFGTDNIRENKDQSLHLVLRELPANENPPFRPPQSPAALPTNPFRTTPQPRPNPQQAPGQANEQTEHGTPAQPGGPVPSSESQTPPPSGLPNLPGNSERPLQRNPFDPTGARWTVTYNQVNIPAGLPPAPFPIPPALGFGRLPIATGTPPPGLDNNQRLLPRLQRIFQETLREMENVRTLLHTPAEQGAQAGTTGLTSPASPSIPVWRIDQLRRQLNTVNQNLNVIERGLALFPTDPDAAALRRSATMLRVDALELSMLLDRQPGTSASQTFSLFNNNATTGFPSAGPSTVAPGAPVMTPAIPMTFPRQTRNTTQSMPADAPAELFLLSSPQGPVGILFDHQGTYTMAPTDANANANPPGENDRMVNVAGHLWLIFKLAAFVYFFSGGGGLYRPIMLGIVAGIVYLAQVGVFQDQFNLLRHHFEALLAVGAMAERVAQPNNHAQQRGNLTPEEAAQRILQQRRDQRFGWQRDSEKKDEAHVQMGGDASVSGTSKGKERAETEIEASGSAA from the exons ATGGCCGAAGGAGAGCAGACGATCAATCTCAAGATCCTTTCGCCCTCGACTGAGGTGGAAGGCGGCGTGAACCTCGCAGATGTCCCCGCATCTACTACGGTCAAAGAGCTGAGGAGTCGCATTCAGAATGCCGTGCCCTCCAAACCAGCGACGGATAGGATGCGCCTGATATATAGAGGCAGAGTGGTAGCCAATGACGCCGAGACACTGGGCAATGTCTTTGGTACCGACAAC ATACGTGAGAACAAGGACCAGAGCCTTCACCTGGTTCTACGAGAACTACCCGCCAACGAAAATCCGCCCTTCCGCCCTCCCCAATCTCCCGCTGCTCTGCCGACGAACCCATTCCGGACGACGCCGCAACCTCGACCGAACCCACA ACAGGCTCCAGGCCAGGCGAATGAGCAGACTGAACATGGCACACCAGCACAGCCAGGTGGTCCAGTCCCCTCTTCTGAATCACAAACTCCGCCACCATCAGGATTGCCCAACCTCCCTGGCAATAGTGAGCGGCCACTACAGCGAAACCCATTTGATCCTACTGGCGCCCGGTGGACTGTCACATACAACCAAGTCAATATACCTGCCGGACTTCCGCCTGCTCCGTTTCCCATCCCACCGGCTCTAGGATTTGGTCGTCTACCCATCGCAACAGGGACTCCTCCGCCAGGCCTTGACAACAATCAACGCTTGTTGCCTCGTCTGCAGAGAATATTTCAGGAGACTCTACGAGAAATGGAGAATGTTCGGACACTGCTACATACTCCTGCTGAACAAGGTGCACAGGCTGGTACGACAGGGTTGACTTCACCTGCATCGCCGAGCATTCCCGTATGGCGAATTGATCAGCTACGTCGACAACTGAATACCGTGAATCAGAACCTGAATGTCATTGAGCGGGGTTTAGCCCTGTTTCCTACGGATCCAGATGCGGCTGCCCTTAGGCGTTCGGCCACCATGCTAAGAGTCGATGCGTTGGAACTGAGTATGCTTCTCGACCGGCAACCAGGCACCTCTGCTTCTCAGACTTTTTCCTTGTTTAACAACAATGCGACTACCGGGTTTCCTTCTGCCGGTCCTTCAACTGTAGCCCCAGGGGCACCTGTCATGACACCGGCAATACCTATGACATTTCCACGACAAACTCGAAACACCACACAATCAATGCCAGCCGATGCCCCAGCCGAACTGTTCTTATTGTCTAGCCCCCAAGGACCCGTTGGTATTCTCTTTGATCACCAAGGCACTTACACCATGGCTCCTACA GATGCTAACGCGAACGCAAACCCGCCAGGAGAAAATGATCGCATGGTCAACGTTGCTGGACATTTATGGCTCATCTTCAAGCTCGCCGCATTTGTCTACTTTTTCTCTGGAGGCGGTGGACTCTACAGGCCTATCATGCTTGGCATAGTAGCCGGCATTGTTTACCTGGCACAAGTAGGTGTATTTCAAGACCAGTTCAATCTCCTACGCCACCACTTCGAAGCACTCCTCGCTGTCGGCGCCATGGCCGAACGCGTAGCTCAGCCCAACAACCACGCCCAACAGCGGGGTAACTTGACACCGGAAGAGGCCGCGCAGAGAATTTTGCAGCAAAGAAGGGATCAGAGGTTTGGGTGG CAACGGGATAGCGAGAAGAAAGATGAGGCTCATGTGCAGATGGGGGGTGACGCGAGTGTGAGTGGGACCTCGAAGGGCAAGGAGAGAGCGGAGACTGAGATTGAGGCTTCTGGATCTGCGGCATAG
- a CDS encoding SufI, putative multicopper oxidase, with product MDEEWPDTGKTVKYELTITNVTGAPDGFERQMFHINGQFPGPTIIADWGDNLEITVKNNAQNNGTGLHWHGIRQLGSNEQDGVNGITECPIPPGSEKVYKFKLTQYGTTWYHSHYSVQYGDGIWGPMIIRGPSTADWDIDLGAMPLTDWFHATTFTANAAAVHAKGPPTADNVLVNGTMTSSAGGTYAETILTPGKAHLLRLMNVGINNYLHVGLDGHEFQVISADFTPIEPFFTDTLSIAVGQRYEVIINATQPTANYWFRVGTGGACDGPNANAANIRSIFRYAGADSDEEPSDDIAIVLPSGCYDQPNIVPYSKTTIPQSLPESLSLGFSDNYTTDVTQSRGLVQWLVNGNPMAVNLQVPTLQSVLDGNVKTGNNSHTFEIDEKSKVSPLTH from the exons ATGGATGAAGAGTGGCCAGATACGGGAAAGACAGTCAAGTACGAATTGACCATTACCAATGTCACTGGCGCACCAGATGGATTCGAGAGACAGATGTTCCATATAAACGGTCAATTTCCAGGCCCA ACTATAATAGCTGACTGGGGAGATAATCTTGAGATTACTGTCAAAAACAACGCCCAAAATAATGGTACAGGTCTACATTGGCATGGCATACGGCAACTTGGGTCGAATGAGCAAGATGGTGTGAATGGCATAACCGAATGTCCAATTCCACCAGGTAGCGAAAAGGTGTACAAGTTCAAACTTACACAATACGGAACTACT TGGTACCACTCGCATTACTCGGTGCAATATGGTGATGGTATTTGGGGACCTATGATCATCAGAGGGCCTTCAACAGCGGACTGGGACATTGATCTTGGTGCAATGCCACTAACTGATTGGTTCCACGCCACTACCTTCACAGCAAACGCGGCAGCAGTCCACGCCAAGGGCCCTCCAACAGCAGACAACGTTCTAGTAAACGGCACAATGACCTCATCAGCCGGAGGAACATACGCCGAAACGATCCTCACACCAGGAAAAGCACATCTACTCCGCCTCATGAACGTAGGCATAAACAACTACCTGCACGTGGGCCTCGACGGTCACGAATTCCAAGTCATATCAGCCGACTTCACACCTATCGAGCCCTTCTTCACAGACACCCTATCAATAGCCGTCG GCCAACGCTACGAAGTCATCATCAACGCCACCCAACCAACGGCAAACTATTGGTTCCGCGTCGGCACCGGCGGCGCCTGCGACGGACCAAACGCAAACGCCGCAAATATCCGTAGTATCTTCCGTTATGCAGGCGCGGATAGCGATGAGGAGCCCAGTGACGATATCGCCATTGTACTACCATCGGGTTGCTACGATCAACCAAACATTGTACCCTATTCCAAAACAACAATCCCTCAGTCCCTGCCTGAAAGCTTATCCTTGGGGTTCAGCGACAATTACACGACGGATGTGACGCAATCGCGCGGCCTAGTCCAATGGCTTGTAAACGGGAATCCCATGGCTGTTAACTTGCAAGTGCCTACACTACAGTCCGTTCTTGACGGAAACGTGAAGACGGGGAATAACAGCCATACCTTTGAGATTGACGAGAAGAGCAAGGTAAGCCCTCTGACACACTAA